The following proteins are encoded in a genomic region of Coregonus clupeaformis isolate EN_2021a chromosome 14, ASM2061545v1, whole genome shotgun sequence:
- the LOC121580794 gene encoding schwannomin-interacting protein 1-like isoform X1: MLEPGSFHSQDHLMEDFDMDVEEEEEEEEDGYRKKVPEQWCECNKDACEEMEEGRRENGGGRMVDSLSWAEELQGIFIPLAEADCQRRTSRSFDITAQRNDRESIRQKLAFGSFYDDEEPAIYTSCSKNGIPSRPQNGVNLQVCFVNDSNSDKDSDAEDSRTETSLDTPLSPVSKQSSSLSDRDTGEDDSDPLEDCGFWRVQRRLQEEARVALALARPMARMQVEVERQIQLHRRSPVADLLLHLPHISEGLMKRSLRRGDMKDMSLGQLQVITNDLHSQIQSLNEELVQLLLMRDELHVEQDAMLVDIEDLTRHAQSQQRHMAEKTLSK, from the exons ATGCTTGAACCAGGCTCTTTCCACAGTCAGGATCATTTAATGGAGGACTTTGACAtggatgtggaggaggaggaagaggaggaggaagatggctaCAGGAAGAAGGTCCCAGAGCAGTGGTGCGAGTGCAACAAAGATGCATGTGAGGAGATGGAAGAAGGAAGAAGAGAAAATGGCGGCGGCAGGATGGTTGACAGTCTGAGTTGGGCTGAGGAGCTGCAGGGCATTTTCATTCCTCTGGCTGAGGCTGACTGTCAAAGGAGAACAAGCAGATCATTTGACATCACT GCCCAGAGAAATGACAGAGAGTCCATCAGGCAGAAGCTAGCCTTTGGCAGTTTCTATGACGACGAGGAGCCAGCAATCTACACCAGCTGCAGCAAGAATGGCATACCCTCCCG GCCTCAAAACGGTGTGAACCTGCAGGTGTGTTTTGTGAATGACAGCAATAGTGACAAGGACAGCGATGCAGAGGACAGCAGGACAGAGACCAGCCTGGACACGCCGCTTTCACCCGTG AGCAAGCAGAGTTCGTCCCTGTCGGACCGGGACACGGGAGAGGATGACTCGGACCCCCTGGAGGACTGTGGCTTCTGGCGGGTGCAGCGGCGGCTCCAAGAGGAGGCCCGGGTGGCACTGGCGTTGGCTCGCCCCATGGCCCGCATGCAGGTAGAGGTGGAGAGACAGATCCAGCTCCACCGTCGCTCGCCTGTCGCCGacctg cTGCTGCACCTGCCCCATATCAGCGAGGGTCTGATGAAGAGGAGTCTGAGGAGGGGAGACATGAAGGACATGAGCCTGGGCCAGCTCCAGGTCATCACCAACGATCTGCACTCGCAGATACAGA GCCTGAATGAGGAGCTGGTACAGCTGCTGCTGATGAGAGATGAGCTCCATGTGGAGCAGGACGCCATGCTGGTGGACATAGAGGACCTGACCAG GCATGCTCAGAGCCAGCAGAGACACATGGCAGAGAAAACACTCTCCAAATAA
- the LOC121580794 gene encoding schwannomin-interacting protein 1-like isoform X2 — protein sequence MLEPGSFHSQDHLMEDFDMDVEEEEEEEEDGYRKKVPEQWCECNKDACEEMEEGRRENGGGRMVDSLSWAEELQGIFIPLAEADCQRRTSRSFDITAQRNDRESIRQKLAFGSFYDDEEPAIYTSCSKNGIPSRPQNGVNLQVCFVNDSNSDKDSDAEDSRTETSLDTPLSPSKQSSSLSDRDTGEDDSDPLEDCGFWRVQRRLQEEARVALALARPMARMQVEVERQIQLHRRSPVADLLLHLPHISEGLMKRSLRRGDMKDMSLGQLQVITNDLHSQIQSLNEELVQLLLMRDELHVEQDAMLVDIEDLTRHAQSQQRHMAEKTLSK from the exons ATGCTTGAACCAGGCTCTTTCCACAGTCAGGATCATTTAATGGAGGACTTTGACAtggatgtggaggaggaggaagaggaggaggaagatggctaCAGGAAGAAGGTCCCAGAGCAGTGGTGCGAGTGCAACAAAGATGCATGTGAGGAGATGGAAGAAGGAAGAAGAGAAAATGGCGGCGGCAGGATGGTTGACAGTCTGAGTTGGGCTGAGGAGCTGCAGGGCATTTTCATTCCTCTGGCTGAGGCTGACTGTCAAAGGAGAACAAGCAGATCATTTGACATCACT GCCCAGAGAAATGACAGAGAGTCCATCAGGCAGAAGCTAGCCTTTGGCAGTTTCTATGACGACGAGGAGCCAGCAATCTACACCAGCTGCAGCAAGAATGGCATACCCTCCCG GCCTCAAAACGGTGTGAACCTGCAGGTGTGTTTTGTGAATGACAGCAATAGTGACAAGGACAGCGATGCAGAGGACAGCAGGACAGAGACCAGCCTGGACACGCCGCTTTCACCC AGCAAGCAGAGTTCGTCCCTGTCGGACCGGGACACGGGAGAGGATGACTCGGACCCCCTGGAGGACTGTGGCTTCTGGCGGGTGCAGCGGCGGCTCCAAGAGGAGGCCCGGGTGGCACTGGCGTTGGCTCGCCCCATGGCCCGCATGCAGGTAGAGGTGGAGAGACAGATCCAGCTCCACCGTCGCTCGCCTGTCGCCGacctg cTGCTGCACCTGCCCCATATCAGCGAGGGTCTGATGAAGAGGAGTCTGAGGAGGGGAGACATGAAGGACATGAGCCTGGGCCAGCTCCAGGTCATCACCAACGATCTGCACTCGCAGATACAGA GCCTGAATGAGGAGCTGGTACAGCTGCTGCTGATGAGAGATGAGCTCCATGTGGAGCAGGACGCCATGCTGGTGGACATAGAGGACCTGACCAG GCATGCTCAGAGCCAGCAGAGACACATGGCAGAGAAAACACTCTCCAAATAA
- the LOC121580794 gene encoding schwannomin-interacting protein 1-like isoform X3, which produces MVHQEKRVYQAQRNDRESIRQKLAFGSFYDDEEPAIYTSCSKNGIPSRPQNGVNLQVCFVNDSNSDKDSDAEDSRTETSLDTPLSPVSKQSSSLSDRDTGEDDSDPLEDCGFWRVQRRLQEEARVALALARPMARMQVEVERQIQLHRRSPVADLLLHLPHISEGLMKRSLRRGDMKDMSLGQLQVITNDLHSQIQSLNEELVQLLLMRDELHVEQDAMLVDIEDLTRHAQSQQRHMAEKTLSK; this is translated from the exons ATGGTGCACCAGGAGAAACGTGTTTACcag GCCCAGAGAAATGACAGAGAGTCCATCAGGCAGAAGCTAGCCTTTGGCAGTTTCTATGACGACGAGGAGCCAGCAATCTACACCAGCTGCAGCAAGAATGGCATACCCTCCCG GCCTCAAAACGGTGTGAACCTGCAGGTGTGTTTTGTGAATGACAGCAATAGTGACAAGGACAGCGATGCAGAGGACAGCAGGACAGAGACCAGCCTGGACACGCCGCTTTCACCCGTG AGCAAGCAGAGTTCGTCCCTGTCGGACCGGGACACGGGAGAGGATGACTCGGACCCCCTGGAGGACTGTGGCTTCTGGCGGGTGCAGCGGCGGCTCCAAGAGGAGGCCCGGGTGGCACTGGCGTTGGCTCGCCCCATGGCCCGCATGCAGGTAGAGGTGGAGAGACAGATCCAGCTCCACCGTCGCTCGCCTGTCGCCGacctg cTGCTGCACCTGCCCCATATCAGCGAGGGTCTGATGAAGAGGAGTCTGAGGAGGGGAGACATGAAGGACATGAGCCTGGGCCAGCTCCAGGTCATCACCAACGATCTGCACTCGCAGATACAGA GCCTGAATGAGGAGCTGGTACAGCTGCTGCTGATGAGAGATGAGCTCCATGTGGAGCAGGACGCCATGCTGGTGGACATAGAGGACCTGACCAG GCATGCTCAGAGCCAGCAGAGACACATGGCAGAGAAAACACTCTCCAAATAA